The sequence TCGCGGCGCTGCGTCTGGCGCCGGGGCCCGGGGAGAAGATCGACGTTCGGCTGGCGCCGCAGGACGAGATGGACCGGGTGTCCATCAACCCGCGGGTATAAGCCGGCTCGTACACTGGGGCCATGTCCGACACCGACGCGTCGATCCGCTCCGAAGCGCCCGCGTGGCCGCACCGGCACCTGCTGGGGCTGCAGTCGCTCTCGCCCCAGGACATCCGGACCATCCTGCAGACGGCCCGCTCGTTCTCCGAGGTCTCCACTCGCTCGGTGAAGAAGGTTCCCGCGCTCCGCGGCAAGGTGGTCGCCAACCTCTTCTTCGAGGACTCCACCCGCACCCGCATCTCGTTCACGCTCGCGGCCCAGCGGCTCTCGGCGGACGTGGTCGACCTCACCGGCTCGGGATCCTCGGTGAGCAAGGGGGAGACAATCGACGACACGGCGGCGAACATCGAGGCGATGGGCGTGGACGCCGTGGTCGTGCGGCACAAGGCCTCCGGGGCCGCGGCGACGGTGGCGCAGGCCGTGTCGTGCGCCGTGATCAACGCGGGCGATGGGCGGCATGAGCACCCGACGCAGGGCCTGCTGGATATCTACACGATCGCGGAGTCGCTCGGGCGGTTCGACTCGTTCGACCTGACGGGGCTGAAGATCGCGATCATCGGCGATCTGGTGTCGTCGCGGGTGGCCCGGTCGGACATCGCGGGGATGACGGCGCTCGGAGCGGAGGTGATCTGCGTCGGTCCGCCGACGCTGGCGCCCAAGTCGCTCGAGACGCTGGGGCGGGCGCTGAGCGGCCCGGGCGCCTGCCGCGTGGAGCACGACATCGAGGCGATCCTTGGCGAGGGCGGGGTGGACGTGGTCAACATGCTGCGGATCCAGTTCGAGAGGCACGGAGGCGGGGGGGGCGATGAGAAGGCGGCGGGGGCTCGGAGTTCGCCCGCCTTCCCGAGCCTGCGCGAGTACACGCGCCTGTTCTCGCTGACCGAGGAGCGCGCCGGGCGGCTCAAGCCCGGCGCGATCGTGATGCACCCCGGGCCGATCAACCGCGGCGTGGAGCTCGCCGCGGCGGTGGCGGACGGGCCGCGGAGCGTCATCCTGAAGCAGGTGACCAACGGGCTCGCGGTGCGGATGGCGGTGCTCTACCTGTGCGTCGGGGCGGCCTCGTGACGGGGCGGGGGACGGTGACCATCGGGGTGGGTACGCTGTCCCCCACCCATCCACCCTCGGGGCCCGCTGCACCATGCCGACCGATCCCTCGACATCCCCCGCCGGACCATCGTCCGGCCTGCTGCTGATCATCTCCGGCCCGTCGGGGGTGGGGAAGACGACGATCACGCACGCGATCGAGCAGGAGTTCGCGGGCCGGCCCAGGGACGGCGGGGCGGGGGCGGTCTTCTCGGTATCGGCGACGACCCGCCCCCGGACCGCCGCGGACCGCGAGGGGCTCGACTACCACTTCGTCGACGACGCCGAGTTTGACCGGCTGGTAGCGCAGGACGCCTTTTTGGAATGGGCCAACGTCTTCGGCAAGCGGTACGGGACGCTGCGGAGTTGGGTCCAGGAGCGGCTGGCCGAGGGGCGGCTGGTGATCCTGGAGATCGACGTGCAGGGCGCGATCAGCGTGAAGCAGCAGATGCCGGACGCGTTTGGGCTGTTCGTGCTGCCGCCGAGCGAGAACGTGCTGCTCGACCGCCTGCGGGCGCGCAAGCGCGAGGAGGAGAGCGCCATCCAGCGGCGCTTCGCCGAGGCCAAGCGCGAGATGGCGACGGCGCGGACCTGCGGGGCCTACGACGTGTTCATCGTCAACGACGATCTCAAGCGGGCGATCGGTGAAGCTGTAACCGCCGTGCGGTCTCGGTTGCAGAGCCGCGCCGGCGCCTGAATCGGCCCCGGGCGGCGGGTATGCTCCCCTCGTTGGACGTGTTTCCATACACGGTGGTGCAGACCCGCGACGCGGTGCGGTCGCGCCGGCTTCTCGCCGCGGACGCCGTCCGCGCCGCGCTGGAGCGTGCCGAGTCGCTCAACCCGCGGCTCAACGCCTTCCTCGAGTTGTTCCCCGGGCGGGCGATGGACCAGGCCCGCGCGATCGACGCGGCGATCGCGCGAGGGGAGGATCCCGGACCGCTCGCGGGGGTGCCCGTCGCGATCAAGGACAACCTCTGCCTTGCCTGGGGAAAGACGACCTGCGGCTCCCGGCTTCTTGAGCGCTACGAGTCGCCGTACACCGCGACGTGTGTGCAGCGGCTTATCGATGCCGGCGCGGTGGTCATCGGCAAGACCAACCTGGACGAGTTCGCGATGGGCTCCTCCGGCGAGCACTCGGCGTTCGGGCCGACCCGCCTCCCGTGGGACCTGGATCGAGTGCCCGGCGGATCGTCGTCCGGGTCCGCCGCGGCGGTCGCCGCGGGAGTGGTGCCGGCGGCGCTGGGGTCGGACACCGGCGGGTCCATCCGGCAGCCCGCGGGGATGTGCGGTGTGGTCGGCCTCAAGCCGACGTACGGCCGGGTCTCCCGCTACGGGCTCGTCGCGTTCGCTTCGTCGCTCGACCAGGTGGGCCCGTTCGCGAGGACGGTCGAGGACGCGGCGGTCCTGGCGGGTGTGCTCTGCGGGCACGACCCGCGCGACGGCACCTCGCTGGACGTGCCCGGCGAGGATCTCGCCGCGACGGTTGAGTCGCCCGTGGACTCGCTGTGCATCGGGATCCCCTCGCATGCGCGCGGGAGCGCGGGCAACCATCCGGGCGTGAACGCATCACTGGAGTCAGCCGCGGCGGCGCTCGGATCAGCGGGGGCGCGGATCGTCGATGTCGATCTCCCGCACGCCGACCACGGGATCGCGGCGTACTACATCATCGCGTCGGCGGAGGCGTCGTCGAACCTGGCGCGGTTTGATGGCGTGCGGTACGGCCGGCGCGCCGCGGTATCCGACGACGAGCCGCTCGAGGCGCTGTACAGCCGGTCCCGCGCGGAGGGATTCGGCGCGGAGGTGCAGCGACGGATCATGCTCGGAACGCACGTCCTGTCGTCGGGGTACCACGATCAGTACTACACCACCGCGCTGCGGGTGCGACGCCTGATCAAACGGGACTTCGATGCGGCCTTCGCCCGCGGCTGCCACGCCCTGCTGATGCCCGCCTCACCGACGCCGGCGTGCCGGCTCGGCGAGAAGACGGGCGATCCTTTGGCCCTGTACCTGGAGGACGTGTACACCGTCGGGGCCAACCTCGCGGGCCTGCCGGGGATCACGGTGCCCGCCGGGTTCGCGACCGAGGGAGGGAGCGAGTTGCCCGTGGGCGTCCAGCTCATCGCGCCGGCGCTGGGCGAAGCGACGCTTCTCCGTGCCGCGAGGATGCTGGAGCGGACAATCGCCCTGAGGCTCCGCCTACCCTCGCTGTAACGCCGA comes from Phycisphaeraceae bacterium and encodes:
- the gmk gene encoding guanylate kinase — translated: MPTDPSTSPAGPSSGLLLIISGPSGVGKTTITHAIEQEFAGRPRDGGAGAVFSVSATTRPRTAADREGLDYHFVDDAEFDRLVAQDAFLEWANVFGKRYGTLRSWVQERLAEGRLVILEIDVQGAISVKQQMPDAFGLFVLPPSENVLLDRLRARKREEESAIQRRFAEAKREMATARTCGAYDVFIVNDDLKRAIGEAVTAVRSRLQSRAGA
- the gatA gene encoding Asp-tRNA(Asn)/Glu-tRNA(Gln) amidotransferase subunit GatA; this translates as MLPSLDVFPYTVVQTRDAVRSRRLLAADAVRAALERAESLNPRLNAFLELFPGRAMDQARAIDAAIARGEDPGPLAGVPVAIKDNLCLAWGKTTCGSRLLERYESPYTATCVQRLIDAGAVVIGKTNLDEFAMGSSGEHSAFGPTRLPWDLDRVPGGSSSGSAAAVAAGVVPAALGSDTGGSIRQPAGMCGVVGLKPTYGRVSRYGLVAFASSLDQVGPFARTVEDAAVLAGVLCGHDPRDGTSLDVPGEDLAATVESPVDSLCIGIPSHARGSAGNHPGVNASLESAAAALGSAGARIVDVDLPHADHGIAAYYIIASAEASSNLARFDGVRYGRRAAVSDDEPLEALYSRSRAEGFGAEVQRRIMLGTHVLSSGYHDQYYTTALRVRRLIKRDFDAAFARGCHALLMPASPTPACRLGEKTGDPLALYLEDVYTVGANLAGLPGITVPAGFATEGGSELPVGVQLIAPALGEATLLRAARMLERTIALRLRLPSL
- a CDS encoding aspartate carbamoyltransferase catalytic subunit; translation: MSDTDASIRSEAPAWPHRHLLGLQSLSPQDIRTILQTARSFSEVSTRSVKKVPALRGKVVANLFFEDSTRTRISFTLAAQRLSADVVDLTGSGSSVSKGETIDDTAANIEAMGVDAVVVRHKASGAAATVAQAVSCAVINAGDGRHEHPTQGLLDIYTIAESLGRFDSFDLTGLKIAIIGDLVSSRVARSDIAGMTALGAEVICVGPPTLAPKSLETLGRALSGPGACRVEHDIEAILGEGGVDVVNMLRIQFERHGGGGGDEKAAGARSSPAFPSLREYTRLFSLTEERAGRLKPGAIVMHPGPINRGVELAAAVADGPRSVILKQVTNGLAVRMAVLYLCVGAAS